One Thomasclavelia spiroformis DSM 1552 DNA window includes the following coding sequences:
- the xerD gene encoding site-specific tyrosine recombinase XerD → MLLKDEIEEYKQYLIVEKGLSKNTINAYIKDLNQFESYLDHNFQITKINDIAKEHVRLYIKELSKKISATSINRKLVSLRMFFTFATKETVIDTNIMSDFDLPKIDKKLPIVLSKEEMQELLDSIEINDHISSRNRCMFELMYATGLRVSELTNLTISSLNINMGYLKIIGKGDKERIVPLSNMARNILNDYLKHYRNEFIKKDSPLLFFNNHGNKLSREECYIILKQIIERTTINKKISPHTIRHSFATHLLENGADLRSIQELLGHSNISTTTIYTHISNQKIKKEYQLFHPRVKKKNKI, encoded by the coding sequence ATGTTATTAAAAGATGAAATAGAAGAATATAAGCAATATTTAATAGTTGAAAAGGGGCTTAGTAAAAATACAATCAATGCCTATATCAAAGATTTAAATCAATTTGAAAGCTATTTAGATCATAACTTTCAAATTACTAAAATAAATGATATAGCTAAAGAACATGTTAGATTATATATTAAAGAACTTTCAAAAAAGATATCTGCTACTTCTATAAACAGAAAGCTTGTTTCACTTAGAATGTTTTTTACATTTGCAACTAAAGAAACAGTTATTGATACAAACATTATGAGTGACTTTGATTTACCTAAAATAGATAAAAAACTTCCAATTGTATTAAGCAAAGAAGAGATGCAAGAATTATTAGACAGTATCGAAATCAACGATCATATAAGTAGTAGAAATCGTTGTATGTTTGAACTTATGTATGCAACTGGACTAAGGGTATCTGAATTAACTAATTTAACAATAAGCTCACTTAATATAAATATGGGTTATCTTAAAATTATTGGAAAAGGGGATAAAGAACGCATTGTCCCATTAAGTAATATGGCAAGAAATATATTAAATGATTATTTAAAACACTATCGCAATGAATTTATAAAAAAAGACTCACCGTTGCTATTTTTTAATAATCATGGTAATAAATTAAGTAGAGAAGAGTGTTATATTATTTTAAAACAAATTATCGAACGTACAACAATAAATAAAAAGATTTCACCCCATACAATCCGACATAGTTTTGCAACTCATTTACTAGAAAATGGTGCTGATTTACGCTCAATTCAAGAATTACTGGGTCATAGCAACATTTCAACAACAACGATATATACCCACATATCAAATCAAAAAATCAAAAAAGAATATCAACTATTTCATCCGCGGGTAAAAAAGAAAAATAAAATTTAA
- a CDS encoding phosphopentomutase: protein MKYKRIFLLICDSLGIGNGQDASSYDDEGANTLKHICDACNGLDIPNLEGLGLGNLGDFEGIYPLRSQLGYTLKLNELSSGKDTITGHFEMMGIHTKKPLITFTKTGFPDEFIKLFEAKTGRKCVGNKAASGTKIIEEYAEHQAKTGDWIVYTSADSVFQIAANENIIPLQELYDACKIARELTMDPRWKIGRVIARPFIKNKDGSYTRTSSRHDFALKPPAITVLDNLKNNNYDVIGIGKIADIFANQGITKDIKTINNIDTINRVIEIAKTDFNGLCFVNLVDFDSIYGHRRDPIGYGKAIKEFDLQLEELMRYLKPDDLLMISSDHGNDPTFKGTDHTREQVPLIIYSKELIKPKQLPEMDSFAVIGATIADNFEVELPKIGNSILDKII from the coding sequence ATGAAATATAAACGAATATTTTTACTAATATGTGACTCATTAGGAATTGGAAACGGTCAAGATGCAAGCAGTTATGATGATGAAGGTGCAAATACTTTAAAACATATCTGTGATGCATGTAATGGACTAGACATTCCTAATTTAGAAGGATTAGGTTTAGGAAATTTAGGAGATTTTGAAGGTATTTATCCATTAAGATCTCAATTAGGCTATACATTAAAACTCAATGAACTTTCAAGTGGCAAAGATACAATAACCGGCCATTTTGAAATGATGGGAATACATACTAAAAAACCACTTATAACATTTACAAAAACAGGTTTTCCTGATGAATTTATTAAATTATTTGAAGCTAAAACTGGTCGTAAATGCGTGGGTAATAAAGCTGCTAGTGGAACAAAAATTATTGAAGAGTATGCTGAACATCAAGCAAAAACTGGCGATTGGATTGTTTATACATCAGCTGATTCTGTATTTCAAATTGCAGCTAATGAAAATATAATTCCTCTACAAGAATTATACGATGCCTGTAAGATTGCAAGAGAATTAACAATGGATCCTCGTTGGAAAATAGGAAGAGTAATTGCAAGACCATTTATCAAAAATAAAGATGGATCGTATACACGAACTTCTTCACGACATGATTTTGCATTAAAACCTCCAGCAATTACAGTACTAGATAATTTAAAAAATAATAATTATGATGTAATTGGAATTGGAAAAATCGCTGATATCTTTGCAAATCAAGGAATTACTAAAGATATTAAAACAATAAATAATATTGACACTATAAATAGAGTTATTGAGATTGCAAAAACAGATTTCAACGGTTTGTGTTTTGTTAATCTTGTTGATTTTGATTCAATTTATGGACACCGTCGCGATCCAATTGGATATGGCAAAGCCATTAAAGAATTTGATTTACAATTAGAAGAACTAATGAGATATTTAAAACCAGATGATTTATTAATGATTAGTAGTGATCATGGAAATGATCCGACTTTCAAAGGTACTGATCATACTCGTGAGCAAGTTCCTTTAATTATTTATTCAAAAGAATTGATTAAACCAAAACAGTTACCAGAAATGGATTCATTTGCTGTTATTGGTGCAACAATCGCAGATAATTTTGAAGTTGAGTTGCCAAAAATTGGAAATTCAATTTTAGATAAAATAATTTAA
- a CDS encoding helix-turn-helix domain-containing protein, whose protein sequence is MTLGENILKLRKKQGLSQEQLGYQIDVTRQTISNWESEDTAPNPEQLKRLSKVFDISVDELLDNEYKSKAILINKVSNTERLAGMIIKILKVFGIIVILYLIFVAVALIGLFIYSQM, encoded by the coding sequence ATGACATTAGGAGAAAATATTTTGAAATTAAGAAAGAAACAAGGACTTTCGCAAGAACAATTAGGATATCAAATTGATGTGACAAGACAAACTATTTCAAATTGGGAATCAGAAGATACAGCACCAAATCCTGAGCAATTAAAACGCTTATCAAAAGTATTTGATATAAGTGTCGATGAATTATTAGATAATGAATATAAATCAAAAGCAATTTTAATTAATAAAGTATCTAATACAGAAAGACTAGCCGGTATGATTATAAAAATCTTGAAAGTATTTGGGATTATAGTTATTTTATATTTAATCTTTGTAGCTGTTGCATTGATTGGATTATTTATCTATAGTCAAATGTAA
- a CDS encoding putative ABC transporter permease yields the protein MNLFLTLAFLFFIGAITGWVIEVLFRRFLSSANPERKWINPGFCTGPYLPLYGVGLCMLYLIASLEQYNIIKDYFWNKAILFLMMAIFMTVIEYIAGIFILKISKVRLWDYRNEPGNIQGIICPKFSIIWACLGAVYYFLIHPYILNALLWLSNNLAFSFVIGMFFGIFIIDVVNSAQLVVKLKAYAEENDVIIKYEMIKTNIRKWHDDNEMKYHFFKPFKTDTPLAKHLKNMQEIFEIRYSKHKKNK from the coding sequence ATGAATTTATTTTTGACGTTAGCATTTTTGTTTTTTATTGGAGCTATTACCGGATGGGTAATTGAAGTTTTATTTAGAAGATTTTTATCTTCAGCAAATCCAGAACGTAAATGGATTAATCCAGGATTTTGTACTGGGCCATATCTTCCATTATATGGAGTAGGGTTATGTATGCTTTATTTGATTGCATCTTTGGAACAATATAATATTATCAAAGATTATTTTTGGAATAAAGCAATACTTTTTCTCATGATGGCAATTTTTATGACTGTTATTGAATATATTGCTGGGATATTTATTTTAAAAATTTCCAAAGTACGTTTATGGGATTATCGTAATGAACCAGGAAATATTCAAGGAATTATTTGTCCAAAGTTTTCTATAATATGGGCATGTTTAGGAGCGGTATATTATTTTTTGATTCATCCTTATATTTTAAATGCTCTTTTATGGTTATCTAATAATTTGGCATTTTCTTTTGTGATTGGAATGTTTTTTGGAATATTTATAATTGATGTCGTAAATTCTGCGCAATTGGTTGTAAAATTAAAAGCATATGCTGAAGAAAATGATGTTATTATAAAATATGAAATGATAAAGACAAATATTCGAAAATGGCATGATGATAATGAAATGAAATATCATTTTTTTAAACCATTTAAAACAGATACTCCTTTAGCAAAACATTTGAAAAATATGCAAGAAATTTTTGAAATAAGATATTCAAAGCATAAAAAAAATAAATAA
- a CDS encoding GNAT family N-acetyltransferase, giving the protein MQKLLLKDYDKIKKYLDDANYEGYNSNFVTMMMWDHEYKIYYEIKDNFMIMLHTYMNEKFFAMPFCKEEYYHEAIEYMMEYAKLNNFPFRIELAVQSSVEIIKKLYGDKFLYLHNDANDDYIYTKSSLETLSGKKMQKRRNHFNAFIKENPNYIYKEIEDDDIDNVLQCLKKWDFSRQIEESVISEYVGIVYLLIHRHELNIKTGCIYIDGKLEAFIIGSPLKHNTIQIHVEKANKEIRGLYVAICKFFLENNFPDYEFVNREEDMGLESLRKAKRNLHPVKMIEKYSIVINNQKIRKANDQDLYDIIDLWRDSFSDENEISTNFYFMNRYDLKNAYILKNNDTLVSMLQIVPYTIIINHQETLAYFILGVATNKNYQKQGMMKKLMNYVLSLPKFADSKIMLQAYHPEIYYLFGFTEKYFHKITKIDNNLYKTSKVNSIKIIDKSDYAKLVELYNCYCNKFNGYRKRDVEYYKEYLIPRCNAYNEKIELFYEDTLAIGYAIYSKTKEEIKISEIIYLDQNCLDKIIEYFTKSNKVLFIETDMRANLHGESKQICTMLTNFSFNDCSSDDLYINECL; this is encoded by the coding sequence ATGCAAAAATTATTATTAAAAGATTATGACAAAATTAAAAAATATTTAGATGATGCTAATTATGAAGGATACAATTCTAATTTTGTAACTATGATGATGTGGGATCATGAATACAAGATCTATTATGAAATAAAAGATAATTTCATGATTATGTTACATACATATATGAATGAAAAATTCTTTGCAATGCCATTTTGTAAAGAAGAATACTATCATGAAGCAATTGAATATATGATGGAATATGCAAAATTAAATAACTTTCCTTTTAGAATTGAATTAGCAGTACAGTCATCTGTAGAAATAATTAAAAAATTGTATGGAGATAAGTTTTTATATTTACATAATGATGCTAATGATGATTATATATATACTAAAAGTTCATTGGAAACTTTATCAGGTAAAAAAATGCAAAAAAGACGTAATCATTTTAATGCATTTATAAAAGAAAACCCTAATTATATTTATAAAGAGATCGAAGATGATGATATCGATAATGTTTTACAATGTTTAAAAAAATGGGATTTTTCTAGACAGATAGAGGAAAGTGTAATATCAGAATATGTAGGAATTGTTTATTTACTAATTCATCGTCATGAATTAAATATTAAAACTGGCTGTATTTACATCGATGGGAAATTAGAAGCATTTATTATTGGATCACCATTAAAACATAATACTATTCAAATTCATGTTGAAAAAGCTAATAAAGAAATTAGAGGTTTATATGTAGCAATTTGTAAATTTTTCTTAGAAAATAATTTTCCAGATTATGAATTTGTAAATAGGGAAGAGGACATGGGATTAGAGTCATTGCGTAAAGCAAAAAGGAATTTACATCCAGTTAAAATGATTGAAAAATATTCTATTGTAATTAATAATCAAAAAATACGTAAAGCAAATGATCAAGATTTATATGATATTATTGATTTGTGGCGTGATAGTTTTAGTGATGAAAATGAAATATCAACTAATTTTTATTTTATGAATCGATATGATTTGAAAAATGCATACATTTTAAAAAATAATGATACATTAGTATCAATGTTACAAATTGTACCATATACAATTATTATTAATCATCAAGAAACATTAGCATATTTTATTTTAGGAGTAGCTACTAATAAAAATTATCAAAAACAAGGAATGATGAAAAAACTAATGAATTATGTTTTATCATTACCAAAATTTGCAGATAGCAAAATCATGCTTCAAGCATATCATCCAGAAATTTATTATTTATTTGGTTTTACAGAAAAATATTTTCATAAAATAACAAAAATAGATAATAATTTATATAAAACCAGCAAAGTTAATAGCATAAAAATAATTGATAAATCTGATTATGCTAAATTAGTAGAATTATATAATTGTTATTGTAATAAATTTAATGGGTATCGTAAAAGAGATGTTGAATATTATAAAGAATATCTAATTCCTCGTTGTAATGCTTATAATGAAAAAATAGAACTATTTTATGAAGATACTTTAGCAATAGGTTATGCGATATATAGTAAAACGAAAGAAGAAATTAAAATATCAGAAATAATTTATCTTGATCAAAATTGTTTAGATAAGATAATTGAATATTTTACAAAAAGCAATAAAGTATTATTTATTGAAACAGATATGCGTGCAAATTTACATGGTGAAAGTAAACAAATATGTACCATGCTAACTAATTTTTCTTTCAATGATTGTTCTAGTGATGATTTATATATTAATGAATGCTTATAA
- a CDS encoding ATP-binding protein — protein MDELIVFSPFYSDHEVEKCFVLYDEIVRKKITTNVNQFVSVLIKLAEKYSLSGNLFNSLLTNLLINNENSFTLALERKKDIAPNLKNVVMNDFKIIYEMFNSDFSSLTLLHQDLINNFIPSKPIINQELFEVSNTLQNNLTECKNVEEFYDVLNAFFSVYGVGKYGLNKAFRYENEQICPIIHIGNGRLDQLIGYETQKQQLKQNTEAFLAGKKANNVLLYGDSGTGKSSSIKALLNEYYKDGLRMIEVYKHQFKYLPRIIQELQSRNYKFILFMDDLSFEEFEIEYKYLKAVIEGGLEKKPDNILIYATSNRRHLVKQTWSDRQDQDEININDAKQEKTSLSSRFGVKILYTHPNRQNYLDIVDGLAKQYDLKINQEELHQKALTWEIRHGGFSGRTAKQFINAMLGK, from the coding sequence ATGGATGAATTAATTGTTTTTTCTCCATTTTATAGTGATCATGAAGTTGAAAAATGTTTTGTTTTATATGATGAAATTGTCAGAAAGAAGATAACAACAAATGTAAATCAATTTGTTTCAGTATTAATTAAATTAGCAGAAAAATATAGTTTATCAGGTAATTTGTTTAATAGTTTATTAACTAATTTATTGATTAATAATGAAAATTCATTTACATTGGCTCTAGAAAGAAAAAAAGACATCGCACCAAATTTGAAAAATGTTGTAATGAATGATTTTAAAATTATTTATGAAATGTTTAATAGTGATTTTAGTTCTTTAACATTACTTCATCAGGATTTGATTAATAATTTTATACCTTCTAAACCAATTATTAATCAAGAATTATTTGAAGTTTCAAACACATTACAAAATAATTTAACTGAGTGTAAAAATGTCGAAGAATTCTATGATGTTTTAAATGCATTTTTTTCAGTATATGGTGTAGGAAAATATGGATTAAATAAAGCATTTCGTTATGAAAATGAACAAATTTGTCCTATAATACATATAGGTAACGGTCGATTAGATCAATTAATCGGATATGAAACTCAAAAACAACAACTTAAACAAAATACTGAAGCATTTTTAGCAGGGAAAAAGGCAAATAATGTTCTTTTATATGGTGATAGCGGTACTGGTAAATCTAGTAGTATCAAAGCTTTGTTAAATGAATATTATAAAGATGGTTTAAGAATGATTGAAGTTTATAAACACCAATTTAAATATTTGCCACGGATCATTCAAGAATTACAATCGAGAAATTATAAATTTATTTTATTTATGGATGATTTGTCATTTGAAGAATTTGAAATAGAGTATAAATATTTAAAAGCAGTTATTGAAGGTGGACTAGAAAAAAAACCGGATAATATTTTAATATATGCAACAAGTAATCGTCGCCATTTAGTAAAACAAACATGGAGTGATCGACAAGACCAAGATGAAATAAATATTAATGATGCCAAACAAGAAAAAACATCATTAAGTTCAAGATTTGGAGTTAAAATATTATATACACATCCCAATCGTCAAAATTATTTAGATATCGTTGATGGACTTGCTAAACAATATGATTTAAAGATAAATCAAGAAGAATTGCATCAAAAAGCCTTAACATGGGAAATTCGTCATGGTGGATTTTCTGGAAGAACTGCAAAACAATTTATTAATGCGATGTTAGGTAAATAG
- a CDS encoding PFL family protein: protein MINLFEVTETNKMVEQENLDVRTITLGISLLDCIDHDIDVVCDNIYKKITTVAKNLVPVGKEIEMKYGIPIVNKRISVTPIGFVGSNACKSTDDFVKIAKVLDKCAKEIGVNFIGGYSAIVSKGMTKAEELLIKSIPEAMRVTSNVCSSVNVGSTKTGINMDAVKLMGEIIKETADLTKENDSIGCAKLVVLCNAPDDNPFMAGAFHGVSEADAVINVGVSGPGVVKNAINNAKGKDFGELCEIIKKTAFKITRVGQLVAKEASKKLGIPFGIIDLSLAPTPAIGDSIADCLEGMGLESVGAPGTTAALAILNDQVKKGGVMASSYVGGLSGAFIPVSEDQGMIDAVNRGALTLEKLEAMTCVCSVGLDMIAIPGDVSATTISGIIADEMAIGMINQKTTAVRIIPVIGKKIGEVVEFGGLLGYAPIMPVNKFECSEFINRGGRIPAPIHSFKN, encoded by the coding sequence ATGATTAATTTATTTGAAGTTACAGAAACTAATAAGATGGTTGAACAAGAAAATCTTGATGTTAGAACGATAACATTAGGGATTAGTTTATTAGATTGCATAGATCATGATATTGATGTTGTATGTGATAATATTTATAAAAAAATCACTACCGTTGCTAAGAATTTAGTACCAGTTGGTAAGGAAATTGAAATGAAATATGGTATTCCAATTGTTAATAAACGTATTTCAGTTACACCTATTGGTTTTGTAGGTAGCAATGCTTGTAAAAGTACTGATGATTTTGTTAAAATCGCTAAAGTGTTAGATAAATGTGCAAAAGAAATTGGTGTGAATTTTATAGGTGGATATAGTGCAATTGTTTCTAAAGGAATGACAAAAGCGGAAGAATTATTAATTAAATCAATTCCTGAAGCAATGAGAGTAACTAGTAATGTTTGTAGTTCCGTAAATGTTGGTTCAACTAAAACTGGAATTAATATGGATGCTGTAAAATTGATGGGGGAAATCATTAAGGAGACTGCTGATTTGACTAAAGAAAATGATTCAATCGGTTGTGCAAAATTGGTTGTATTATGTAATGCTCCTGATGATAATCCATTTATGGCTGGAGCGTTTCACGGTGTAAGTGAAGCTGATGCAGTTATTAATGTTGGTGTAAGTGGTCCTGGTGTAGTAAAAAATGCTATTAATAATGCTAAAGGTAAAGACTTTGGTGAATTATGTGAAATCATTAAAAAAACCGCTTTTAAAATTACACGTGTTGGTCAATTAGTTGCTAAGGAAGCATCTAAAAAATTAGGGATTCCATTTGGAATCATTGATTTATCATTAGCTCCTACTCCAGCTATCGGCGACAGTATTGCTGATTGTTTAGAAGGGATGGGGTTAGAAAGTGTTGGCGCTCCAGGAACAACTGCAGCGCTTGCGATTTTAAATGACCAGGTAAAAAAAGGTGGCGTTATGGCATCTTCGTATGTTGGAGGACTTAGTGGAGCATTTATTCCTGTAAGCGAAGATCAAGGAATGATTGATGCTGTAAATAGAGGTGCATTAACACTTGAAAAATTAGAAGCAATGACATGCGTTTGTTCAGTTGGCTTAGATATGATTGCAATTCCTGGTGATGTTAGTGCGACAACTATTTCTGGTATTATTGCTGATGAAATGGCAATTGGTATGATTAATCAAAAAACTACTGCAGTTAGAATTATCCCAGTTATTGGGAAAAAAATAGGTGAAGTAGTTGAATTTGGAGGGCTGTTAGGTTATGCTCCAATCATGCCAGTAAATAAATTTGAATGCAGTGAATTTATTAATCGCGGTGGAAGAATTCCTGCGCCAATTCATAGTTTTAAAAACTAA
- a CDS encoding ACT domain-containing protein, protein MQKGIITVVGKDQVGIIAKVCSYLATKQVNILDISQTIIQGYFNMMMIVELSHISEEFAVICEELDKLGVEIGVNIKLQHEDIFNKMHRI, encoded by the coding sequence ATGCAAAAGGGAATTATTACAGTAGTTGGTAAAGATCAAGTAGGAATTATTGCTAAAGTATGTAGTTATTTAGCTACTAAGCAAGTTAATATTTTGGATATTTCTCAAACAATTATTCAAGGGTATTTTAATATGATGATGATTGTTGAGTTATCACATATTAGTGAAGAGTTTGCTGTTATTTGTGAAGAATTAGATAAATTAGGTGTTGAAATCGGTGTCAATATTAAATTACAACATGAAGATATTTTTAATAAAATGCATCGTATTTAA